In one window of Nicotiana tabacum cultivar K326 chromosome 12, ASM71507v2, whole genome shotgun sequence DNA:
- the LOC142167148 gene encoding uncharacterized protein LOC142167148, with translation MLVYGTKAVIPVEVEIQSLRVIQEAKLDDAEWIRVKQEQLMFIDEKRMNALCHGRLYQNRMASAFNKRVKPRQFSLGQLVPKKIFLYQEEAKRAFAPNWKGPYVVRRALSGGALIIVEIDGRVSTKPINPDAIKRYYA, from the coding sequence ATGTTGGTATACGGCACTAAAGCAGTGATACCCGTAGAAGTAGAAATACAGTCCTTAAGAGTCATTCAAGAAGCAAAATTGGACGATGCAGAGTGGATACGCGTCAAGCAAGAACAACTCATGTTCATTGAtgagaaaagaatgaatgcacTATGTCATGGCCGGCTATACCAAAACAGGATGGCTAGTGCATTTAACAAAAGAGTGAAGCCTCGCCAATTCTCACTGGGGCAGTTGGTTCCAAAGAAAATCTTTCTCTATCAAGAAGAAGCTAAAAGGGCGTTTGCACCGAACTGGAAAGGTCCTTACGTGGTCCGCAGAGCACTGTCTGGTGGAGCTCTAATCATAGTAGAAATAGATGGAAGAGTCAGCACAAAGCCAATCAACCCGGATgcaatcaagagatattatgcctAA